The Lacipirellula parvula genome window below encodes:
- a CDS encoding sulfatase has product MPRSRPRGVAVMALAIAALLGSIAQAASQPNILFIFTDDHAYQAVSAYGGGLNETPNIDRLAKEGVRFDRCYVTNSICGPSRACVLTGKYSHKNGFCTNRDIFDGKQTTFPKLLQKSGYQTAIVGKWHLQSEPQGFDHWEVLPGQGLYYSPKFDTAAGRVTEPGYVADVITGKALNWLKQRDAEKPFLLMVQHKSPHREWSASSKHVGKFADHKFPEPKTLFDDYSDRADAAKQATMRIADEMRLKEDLKVYDPQSDYGRTMLSRLNPDEQKAWIAAYEPVNKAFAEAKLEGDELIRWKYQRYMQDYLSTVQSVDDSVGELLAYLDAAGLADNTIVVYASDQGFYLGEHGWFDKRFMYEQSLRTPCLIRWPKVAKPGTVEERIVSNVDFAQTFLDAAGVDAPDDMQGASIVPLLKGETPEDWRKTFYYQYYEGPPAEHNVAEHYGVTDGRYKLIHYFKLKQWELFDLVSDPDELHSVYGQPEYASQRQRLGDELTRLRSELGVTENEPPKLDEPELKSRRQQKIENRQRRRQMRQSASSST; this is encoded by the coding sequence GCCTACCAGGCGGTCAGCGCCTATGGCGGCGGGCTGAATGAGACGCCGAATATCGATCGCCTCGCTAAAGAGGGCGTCCGCTTCGATCGCTGCTACGTCACCAACTCGATTTGCGGACCGAGCCGGGCGTGCGTCCTCACGGGAAAGTACAGCCACAAGAACGGATTCTGCACGAACCGCGATATCTTCGACGGCAAGCAGACGACCTTCCCCAAGCTCCTCCAAAAGTCAGGCTACCAAACGGCGATCGTCGGTAAGTGGCATCTGCAGAGCGAGCCGCAAGGTTTCGACCATTGGGAAGTGCTGCCAGGGCAAGGGCTTTACTATTCGCCGAAGTTCGACACTGCCGCTGGCCGCGTTACCGAGCCGGGATACGTTGCCGACGTCATCACCGGCAAGGCGCTCAACTGGCTGAAGCAACGCGACGCCGAGAAACCATTCCTGCTCATGGTGCAACACAAGTCGCCCCATCGCGAATGGTCGGCTAGCTCGAAGCACGTCGGCAAGTTCGCCGATCACAAGTTTCCCGAACCGAAAACGCTGTTCGACGACTACAGCGATCGCGCCGACGCCGCGAAGCAGGCGACGATGCGGATCGCCGACGAGATGCGGCTCAAGGAAGATCTCAAGGTCTACGATCCGCAAAGCGACTACGGCCGCACGATGCTGAGCCGCCTGAACCCTGACGAACAAAAAGCGTGGATCGCCGCCTACGAACCGGTGAACAAAGCGTTCGCCGAGGCGAAGCTTGAAGGCGATGAACTCATTCGCTGGAAGTACCAGCGTTACATGCAGGATTACCTCAGCACGGTGCAGTCGGTTGACGACAGCGTCGGCGAACTACTGGCGTACCTCGACGCGGCGGGCCTCGCCGATAATACCATCGTCGTCTACGCGAGCGACCAAGGGTTCTACCTCGGCGAGCATGGCTGGTTCGACAAGCGGTTCATGTACGAACAATCGCTGCGGACGCCTTGTCTCATTCGTTGGCCGAAGGTCGCGAAGCCGGGGACGGTCGAAGAGCGGATCGTTTCGAACGTCGACTTCGCCCAAACGTTCCTCGACGCAGCCGGCGTCGACGCCCCCGACGACATGCAGGGGGCGAGCATCGTGCCGCTCCTCAAGGGGGAAACGCCCGAAGATTGGCGGAAGACGTTTTACTACCAGTACTACGAAGGCCCGCCTGCCGAACACAACGTCGCCGAGCATTACGGCGTGACCGATGGCCGCTACAAGCTGATTCACTACTTCAAACTGAAGCAGTGGGAGTTGTTCGACCTCGTCAGCGATCCGGATGAACTCCACAGCGTTTACGGCCAGCCGGAGTACGCGAGCCAACGGCAGCGCCTCGGCGACGAGCTGACGCGGCTCCGTAGCGAGTTGGGCGTTACCGAGAACGAACCGCCGAAGCTCGACGAGCCCGAACTAAAATCGCGCCGTCAGCAAAAGATCGAGAATCGTCAACGGCGTCGGCAGATGCGACAATCGGCCAGCAGCTCCACCTAA
- a CDS encoding sulfatase — translation MNCLAPSPLRGGLGRGANAGTRCTHPSLTLPLKGREPEVFARGVSAAFLSLFVAACCVLGFATNAHAADRPNILWLSTEDMSPHLGCYGDKEARTPNIDKLAAEGIRFDNAFVPSPVCATCRSSIITGVYSAALGTHHMRSKVKLPQKIRPFPTYLREAGYYCTNNEKQDYNFKTPAGSWDESSFDASWKNRQTDSTPFFAVFNFVGTHESSIRGDEPKYSQVTSKLAAADRHDPAKLTLPPYYPDTPKVREHWARYYNVVSSLDLWVAEHLAAIKEAGLADDTIVFFWSDHGAGIPRHKRWLYDTGMRVPLIVYVPEKWRHLVPCTPGEVRDQLVSLVDLGPTVLNLAGVKIPAYMQGQPFLGPNLPAPREYVYGVRDRMDESYDMIRAVRDGRYKYIRNYRPDRPYSQHQGYGDNSDIMREWRRLAAAGELNETQALFMREHKPVEELYDTDVDPYELNNLAADPAQAERLAKLSAVLDAWMLDVRDLGVVPEGMLSRIVPEGANRYKFFRDADGAERYQRMVNSIRETGLPLDLVKEANGADGADGPVDDSIRILAAERTLNQESLSDADRDAALATLIEIYRAGGSPWDQAEAATVLDLHVAGTSAVPALAAANREVKEQLRSMNDQNQPANSLKPWANRFDKRFVLRSEPAVSEK, via the coding sequence ATGAATTGTCTGGCCCCCTCCCCCTTGAGGGGAGGGCTGGGGAGGGGGGCGAACGCTGGTACCCGCTGCACTCACCCCTCCCTAACCCTCCCCCTCAAGGGGAGGGAACCAGAAGTGTTTGCGCGTGGGGTATCCGCCGCGTTCCTATCACTTTTCGTCGCTGCTTGCTGCGTCCTTGGTTTCGCAACAAACGCCCACGCCGCGGACCGCCCCAACATCCTCTGGCTCAGCACTGAGGACATGAGCCCCCACCTCGGCTGCTACGGCGACAAAGAGGCTCGCACGCCGAACATCGACAAACTTGCCGCCGAGGGGATCCGTTTTGACAACGCCTTCGTCCCCTCGCCCGTCTGCGCGACGTGCCGCAGCTCGATCATCACCGGCGTCTATTCCGCCGCGCTCGGCACGCATCACATGCGGAGCAAAGTGAAACTTCCGCAGAAGATTCGCCCCTTCCCCACGTACCTCCGCGAGGCGGGCTACTACTGCACGAACAACGAGAAGCAGGATTACAACTTCAAGACGCCCGCCGGCTCGTGGGACGAATCGAGTTTTGACGCCAGCTGGAAAAACCGCCAGACCGACTCAACGCCCTTCTTCGCGGTGTTCAATTTCGTCGGCACTCACGAAAGCAGCATCCGCGGCGACGAGCCGAAGTATTCGCAAGTGACGTCGAAACTCGCGGCGGCCGATCGCCACGATCCCGCGAAGCTGACGCTGCCTCCTTACTATCCCGACACGCCGAAGGTTCGCGAGCATTGGGCCCGTTACTACAACGTCGTATCGTCGCTCGATCTGTGGGTGGCCGAGCATCTCGCCGCGATTAAGGAAGCGGGCCTCGCCGACGACACGATCGTCTTCTTCTGGAGCGATCATGGCGCCGGCATCCCGCGGCACAAGCGTTGGCTCTACGACACGGGGATGCGCGTCCCGCTGATTGTGTACGTCCCCGAAAAATGGCGGCATCTCGTACCGTGCACGCCGGGAGAGGTTCGCGATCAACTCGTGAGTCTCGTCGACCTCGGCCCCACGGTGCTGAATCTGGCCGGCGTGAAGATCCCCGCGTACATGCAAGGCCAGCCGTTCCTCGGCCCGAACTTGCCGGCGCCGCGCGAGTACGTCTACGGCGTTCGCGATCGGATGGACGAATCGTACGACATGATCCGCGCGGTCCGCGACGGCCGCTACAAGTACATCCGCAACTACCGGCCCGATCGTCCCTACTCGCAGCATCAAGGCTACGGCGACAACAGCGACATCATGCGCGAGTGGCGCCGCCTCGCCGCCGCGGGCGAGTTGAACGAAACGCAGGCCCTGTTCATGCGCGAGCACAAGCCGGTGGAAGAGCTCTACGACACCGACGTTGATCCGTATGAGCTAAACAATCTCGCAGCCGATCCGGCGCAGGCTGAGAGACTCGCCAAGCTGTCGGCCGTGCTCGACGCCTGGATGCTCGACGTGCGCGACCTCGGCGTCGTCCCCGAGGGGATGCTCTCGCGGATCGTGCCGGAGGGAGCGAACCGCTACAAGTTCTTTCGCGACGCCGACGGCGCCGAGCGGTACCAGCGAATGGTGAACAGCATTCGCGAGACCGGCTTGCCGCTCGATCTGGTGAAGGAAGCCAATGGGGCCGATGGGGCAGACGGACCAGTCGACGATTCGATTCGCATTCTCGCCGCCGAGCGCACGCTCAATCAAGAATCGCTTTCCGACGCCGACCGCGATGCAGCGCTGGCCACGCTCATCGAGATCTACCGCGCCGGCGGTAGCCCATGGGATCAAGCGGAAGCGGCGACGGTGCTCGACTTGCACGTCGCCGGCACCTCGGCCGTGCCGGCGCTCGCCGCGGCCAATCGCGAGGTGAAGGAGCAACTCCGCAGCATGAACGATCAGAACCAGCCGGCCAACTCGCTGAAGCCGTGGGCGAATCGCTTTGACAAACGCTTCGTTCTTCGCTCGGAGCCGGCCGTCTCGGAGAAATAG
- the corA gene encoding magnesium/cobalt transporter CorA — MSKKSKNGANHRARQRKRFDHTIHPHTRPGTVIVPEGALAPLLHVTAYGPDQIVEKRNATIAQIRELRNKYPVMWIDAVGLGDAALIEEMGELLGLHRLSLEDMATVPQRSKVEDYPHHLFAVTQIPTYNGDLCLEQVSMFAGKGFVLSWREHAGNCFDIVRKRLQVTNGTTRSSGVDYLLYALVDAVIDSYFPVLEQLGEVFDELDDRVEADSEPACIAQMRDLRHDVRQLRRIVWPLRDAIDDLVRSPPEQITQETLIHFRDCHDHAVQIMDTLENYRDAGSDLRDYYATSISNRMNETIKVLTIISTIFMPLSFIAGVYGMNFDAHESGWDMPELRWKYGYPFAMGLMAVVALGQLWFFRRRGWIGKGKQRGKSVDEG, encoded by the coding sequence ATGTCGAAGAAATCGAAGAACGGTGCGAACCACCGGGCCCGGCAGCGGAAGCGGTTCGATCACACGATCCACCCGCACACCCGCCCCGGCACCGTCATCGTCCCCGAAGGCGCGCTGGCGCCGTTGCTGCACGTCACGGCGTACGGTCCCGACCAGATCGTCGAGAAGCGGAACGCCACGATCGCGCAGATTCGCGAGCTGCGGAACAAATATCCGGTGATGTGGATCGACGCCGTCGGCCTCGGCGATGCGGCCCTTATCGAAGAGATGGGCGAACTACTCGGTCTCCATCGCCTGTCGCTGGAAGACATGGCGACTGTGCCGCAACGCTCGAAGGTCGAAGACTACCCGCACCATCTGTTCGCCGTCACGCAAATTCCGACCTACAACGGCGACCTCTGCCTCGAGCAGGTAAGCATGTTCGCCGGCAAGGGATTTGTGCTTAGCTGGCGCGAACATGCCGGGAATTGTTTCGACATCGTGCGCAAGCGATTGCAAGTCACCAATGGCACGACGCGCTCGTCGGGCGTCGACTATTTGCTCTACGCGCTGGTCGACGCGGTGATCGACTCGTACTTCCCTGTGCTTGAGCAACTCGGCGAAGTGTTTGACGAATTGGACGATCGAGTCGAGGCCGACAGCGAGCCCGCCTGCATCGCCCAGATGCGCGACCTGCGACACGACGTCCGGCAACTTCGCCGCATCGTTTGGCCGTTGCGTGACGCGATCGACGACCTCGTCCGCAGCCCGCCCGAGCAGATCACGCAAGAAACGCTGATCCACTTCCGCGATTGCCATGATCACGCCGTGCAGATCATGGACACGCTGGAGAACTACCGCGACGCCGGCAGCGACCTCCGCGACTACTATGCGACGTCGATCAGCAACCGGATGAACGAGACGATCAAGGTGCTGACGATCATCTCGACGATATTCATGCCGCTTAGCTTCATCGCCGGGGTGTACGGTATGAACTTCGACGCCCACGAATCGGGCTGGGACATGCCGGAGCTGCGCTGGAAGTATGGATATCCATTCGCCATGGGCCTGATGGCCGTCGTCGCACTCGGGCAGCTGTGGTTTTTCCGCCGCCGCGGCTGGATCGGCAAAGGCAAGCAGCGCGGGAAATCCGTGGATGAAGGCTAA
- a CDS encoding sulfatase has product MKIHQALYALLACLPALPVLHAAEQPNVIVILADDMGYADLTCFGAVDMDTPNLDRMAEQGMRLTNFHTAAPTCTASRAAFMTGCYPVRVGMGDVIAPRADGTVSPSRVLWPNSPFGISADEVLIPEVLKKVGYTTGLVGKWHLGDPPAFSPVKHGFDEFFGVYFSNDMKPYRYYRNDDLLEEPIERDLQTKRYTTEAVDFIKRHKDGPFFLYLAHAMPHIPLAASPEFRGKSKRGLYGDAVSEVDWSVGQVFETLKELGIDDNTLVIFSSDNGGWLMRGEEGGLNTPLRGGKGGTYEGGLNVPTIAWFPGKVPAGSECKKLASQMDLLPTFAALAGGETPQDRIIDGHDITPLLYGEKDAKSPWEAYFYYFGNELHGVRSGKWKFRAKNVLKNENIYYGLWRDTEMGDSPMPPALYDLSRDIAETKSVLDNHPNIAKRMRGYMDQARNDLGDSLTDVKPTNVREIGRQEVKRDFPK; this is encoded by the coding sequence ATGAAGATTCACCAAGCCCTTTACGCCCTGCTAGCCTGCCTGCCGGCGCTCCCCGTCCTGCATGCGGCCGAGCAGCCCAACGTCATCGTCATCCTTGCCGACGATATGGGCTACGCCGATCTTACCTGCTTCGGCGCCGTCGACATGGACACGCCGAATCTCGACCGCATGGCCGAGCAAGGGATGCGGCTCACCAACTTCCACACCGCCGCGCCCACCTGCACCGCGTCGCGGGCTGCCTTCATGACCGGCTGCTACCCGGTGCGCGTTGGCATGGGCGACGTGATCGCGCCTCGCGCCGATGGGACTGTTTCGCCAAGTCGCGTGCTCTGGCCGAACTCGCCGTTCGGCATCAGCGCTGACGAAGTCCTCATCCCTGAAGTACTGAAAAAGGTCGGCTACACGACCGGCCTCGTCGGCAAGTGGCATCTCGGCGATCCGCCGGCATTCAGCCCGGTGAAGCATGGCTTCGACGAGTTCTTCGGCGTCTACTTCAGCAACGACATGAAGCCATATCGTTACTACCGCAACGACGACCTACTTGAAGAGCCGATCGAACGCGACCTCCAAACAAAGCGCTACACTACCGAAGCGGTCGACTTCATCAAACGCCACAAGGACGGACCGTTCTTCCTCTACCTCGCCCACGCGATGCCGCACATCCCGCTGGCGGCCTCGCCCGAGTTCCGCGGCAAGAGCAAGCGCGGCCTGTACGGCGACGCGGTGAGCGAAGTCGATTGGAGCGTCGGCCAAGTCTTCGAGACGCTCAAAGAACTCGGCATCGACGACAACACGCTCGTGATCTTCAGCTCCGACAACGGCGGCTGGTTAATGCGTGGCGAAGAAGGCGGACTCAACACTCCTCTCCGCGGCGGTAAAGGCGGGACCTACGAAGGGGGACTCAACGTCCCGACGATCGCCTGGTTCCCCGGCAAGGTGCCGGCCGGCTCCGAGTGCAAGAAGCTCGCCTCGCAAATGGACCTGCTGCCGACCTTCGCCGCGCTTGCCGGCGGCGAGACGCCGCAAGATCGCATCATCGACGGCCACGACATTACGCCGCTGCTGTACGGCGAGAAAGACGCCAAGTCGCCGTGGGAAGCGTACTTTTACTACTTCGGCAACGAACTCCACGGCGTCCGCAGCGGCAAGTGGAAGTTTCGTGCGAAGAACGTCCTTAAGAACGAGAACATTTACTACGGCCTGTGGCGCGACACGGAAATGGGCGACTCGCCCATGCCGCCTGCGCTGTACGACCTATCGCGCGACATCGCCGAGACCAAATCAGTCCTCGATAACCACCCGAATATCGCCAAGCGGATGCGTGGCTACATGGATCAGGCCCGCAACGACCTGGGCGATTCGCTCACTGACGTGAAGCCCACGAACGTCCGCGAAATCGGCCGCCAAGAGGTGAAGAGGGATTTCCCCAAGTAG
- a CDS encoding dihydroorotase, whose amino-acid sequence MRTLIKNAQVVFPNGVAAISVLIEDHRIAAIDPAVQTAADEVVDAVGLHLLPGVIDDQVHFREPGLTHKEDLATASRACAKGGVTTFLEMPNTVPNATTQELLDAKLALAAEKSLVNYGFYIGATPHNIDELKHAQRTPGIKIFIGSSTGDLLVDGQEALERIFAETTLPLTAHCEDETTVRANTERYRGVADVAVHSQIRDVRAAVIATRRAIDLAIRHRHRFHVLHVSTGDETNVLGDYFAGTGAYDGVGTDVASRVITAEACPHHLLLNTEDYPRLGTLAQMNPSLKSADDNRRLWDALRDGRIQVIATDHAPHTWEEKQKPYPQSPSGMPIVENSLALMLNEVHRGRCSLEQVVHWMCDAPARVWDIVDKGRIAEGYDADLVLVDLNRRHTVRNAEQFTKCGWSAWDGVELVGLPVRTWVRGQEVFRDGQLREEVRGAAAKFDHARGGYWAT is encoded by the coding sequence GTGCGCACGCTCATCAAAAACGCCCAAGTTGTCTTTCCCAACGGCGTCGCCGCCATCAGCGTGCTGATCGAAGATCACCGCATCGCCGCGATTGATCCCGCAGTCCAGACAGCGGCCGACGAAGTCGTCGACGCCGTGGGGCTTCATTTGTTGCCAGGCGTGATCGACGATCAGGTTCACTTTCGCGAACCGGGGCTCACGCACAAGGAAGATCTCGCCACCGCCTCGCGGGCCTGTGCCAAGGGAGGCGTCACCACCTTCTTGGAGATGCCGAACACCGTTCCGAACGCGACGACGCAAGAACTGCTCGACGCGAAGCTCGCGCTCGCTGCCGAGAAGTCGCTCGTCAACTACGGCTTTTACATCGGCGCTACGCCGCATAACATCGACGAACTGAAGCACGCGCAGCGCACCCCCGGCATCAAGATTTTCATCGGTTCCAGCACAGGCGACTTGCTCGTCGATGGCCAGGAAGCCCTCGAACGCATCTTCGCCGAGACGACGCTGCCACTCACGGCCCACTGTGAGGACGAAACCACCGTCCGAGCCAATACCGAGCGCTACCGCGGCGTCGCCGACGTGGCGGTCCACTCGCAGATTCGCGACGTCCGTGCCGCGGTGATCGCGACGCGGCGGGCGATCGATCTCGCGATTCGCCATCGCCATCGGTTTCATGTGCTGCACGTGTCGACGGGCGATGAAACGAACGTGCTCGGCGATTACTTCGCAGGGACTGGCGCTTACGACGGCGTCGGAACCGACGTTGCGAGTCGCGTGATCACGGCCGAGGCTTGCCCACACCACTTATTGCTCAACACCGAGGACTATCCGCGGCTGGGAACGCTCGCCCAGATGAACCCGTCGCTGAAGAGCGCCGACGACAATCGCCGACTCTGGGATGCGCTGCGCGACGGGCGGATTCAGGTGATCGCCACCGATCACGCGCCGCACACGTGGGAAGAAAAGCAAAAGCCCTACCCGCAGTCGCCCTCGGGGATGCCGATCGTCGAAAACAGCCTCGCGCTAATGCTCAACGAAGTTCACCGCGGCCGTTGCTCGCTGGAGCAAGTCGTCCACTGGATGTGCGACGCCCCTGCTCGTGTGTGGGACATCGTCGACAAGGGCCGCATCGCCGAGGGGTACGACGCCGACCTCGTGCTCGTTGATCTTAATCGTCGCCACACGGTTCGTAATGCAGAGCAATTCACCAAGTGCGGCTGGAGCGCGTGGGATGGCGTGGAGCTCGTCGGCCTGCCCGTCCGCACGTGGGTCCGCGGGCAGGAAGTTTTCCGCGATGGGCAACTGCGAGAAGAGGTTCGCGGCGCGGCCGCGAAGTTCGACCACGCCCGTGGCGGTTACTGGGCGACGTAG
- a CDS encoding SDR family NAD(P)-dependent oxidoreductase, whose amino-acid sequence MPPSPPRLAIVTGAGSGLGREFCRQLARAGGWHLVAVDVELADAEQTIAEVRQLGAAGEAVAMDVTDAAGWTALRERLQRDCPRLDLLVNNAGVCMSAEVGDGDLAEWRRVIEVNYLGLLAGCHVMTPWLKASATASTGASTRNSRLATRNSPAIINIASITAYLPAPAMGAYASSKAAVVALTEAMYAELRPHGVHVTVVAPGFFRTRLLERGTFTLRRHRAQAEYLTRTAKIDAASVARAALAASAHGRLYAITGRRARWLWRIKRLAPRILFRVIARRYQRIIIRGDVDGVG is encoded by the coding sequence ATGCCCCCCTCCCCTCCCCGTCTTGCGATCGTCACCGGCGCCGGCAGCGGACTCGGCCGCGAATTCTGCCGCCAGCTGGCCCGAGCTGGCGGCTGGCATCTCGTAGCCGTCGACGTCGAACTTGCCGATGCCGAGCAGACGATCGCCGAGGTGCGGCAACTTGGCGCTGCAGGCGAAGCGGTTGCGATGGATGTCACCGACGCCGCCGGATGGACAGCGCTCCGCGAGCGACTGCAGCGAGATTGCCCGCGACTCGATCTGCTCGTCAACAACGCCGGCGTCTGCATGTCGGCCGAAGTCGGCGACGGCGACCTGGCCGAATGGCGGCGAGTGATTGAAGTGAATTACCTCGGCCTGCTGGCTGGCTGTCACGTGATGACGCCGTGGCTGAAAGCGTCGGCCACAGCATCGACAGGTGCTTCTACTCGCAACTCGCGACTCGCGACTCGTAACTCCCCCGCCATCATCAACATCGCCTCGATCACCGCGTACCTCCCCGCCCCAGCGATGGGCGCCTACGCTTCGTCGAAAGCGGCCGTCGTCGCGCTCACCGAAGCGATGTACGCGGAACTCCGCCCGCATGGCGTCCATGTCACCGTAGTTGCGCCGGGATTTTTCCGCACGAGGCTCTTGGAGCGCGGCACGTTCACGCTGCGGCGGCATCGGGCCCAGGCCGAGTATCTCACGCGCACCGCGAAGATCGACGCCGCCAGCGTCGCGCGGGCGGCCCTCGCCGCGTCGGCTCACGGCCGACTATACGCGATCACGGGCCGCCGCGCCCGCTGGTTGTGGCGAATCAAAAGGTTAGCCCCGCGGATTTTGTTTCGCGTCATTGCGCGACGATATCAACGCATCATTATTCGAGGCGATGTCGACGGAGTCGGTTGA
- a CDS encoding pyridoxamine 5'-phosphate oxidase family protein, giving the protein MTAAADDKLRELLDDFDAAMLVTRRPDGALRSRPMAVAGLDADGTLWFLTQDDSGKIDEINTDHHVNVAMQSSLKFVSISGKAALVKDSRKVEELWNEAWKVWFPGGKNDPHLVLLKVQGETGEYWDNSGASGIKYLIEAGKAYLSGTRPDVEGDTKIHAKVAL; this is encoded by the coding sequence ATGACTGCCGCCGCCGATGACAAACTTCGGGAACTGCTCGACGACTTCGACGCCGCCATGTTGGTCACGCGGCGGCCCGATGGGGCGTTGCGGTCGCGGCCGATGGCTGTGGCAGGACTCGACGCCGACGGAACGCTCTGGTTTCTCACGCAGGACGATTCGGGAAAGATCGACGAGATCAACACCGATCATCACGTGAACGTCGCGATGCAATCGTCGCTGAAGTTCGTCTCGATCAGCGGCAAGGCGGCGCTCGTGAAGGATAGCCGCAAGGTCGAAGAGCTATGGAACGAGGCGTGGAAGGTGTGGTTCCCCGGCGGGAAGAACGATCCGCATCTCGTGCTATTGAAAGTGCAGGGCGAGACGGGCGAGTACTGGGACAACAGCGGAGCGAGCGGGATCAAGTACCTCATCGAGGCGGGGAAGGCGTACCTCAGCGGCACGCGGCCTGATGTGGAAGGGGATACGAAGATTCATGCGAAGGTGGCGCTGTGA
- a CDS encoding 3-isopropylmalate dehydrogenase, with translation MNIAVIGGDGTGPEVAAEGVKVLKAVAKLEGFDKDLKLTDLDWGGDRYLKTGEALPADALDQLRKFDCILLGAVGHPDVKPGILERKLLLDLRFGLDQYINLRPVKLFPGVECPIKGKTPEDIDFVVVRENTEDLYCGVQGFMHKGTPSEVATQTALYTRKGCERAIRYAFELCKKRNNPKGKKLTLVAKTNVILSHDLWWRTFQEVGAEYPDIEKDYNHVDACCMWIVKNPEYYDVIVTTNMFGDIITDLSGIIQGGMGVAAGGNINPDKGGVSMFEPMGGSAPKYTGTGKINPIAAINAVSMLLDQQGHPKAAKRVMDAIMKVTATKMKSQNAGKMGYTTSEVGDLVVEAL, from the coding sequence ATGAACATCGCAGTCATCGGCGGCGACGGCACCGGACCTGAAGTAGCGGCCGAGGGCGTCAAAGTCCTCAAGGCAGTCGCCAAGCTCGAAGGCTTCGACAAAGACCTGAAGCTCACCGACCTTGACTGGGGCGGCGACCGCTACCTGAAGACCGGCGAAGCCCTCCCCGCCGACGCTCTCGACCAGCTCCGCAAGTTCGACTGCATCCTCCTCGGCGCCGTCGGCCACCCCGACGTGAAGCCAGGCATCCTCGAGCGCAAGCTGCTGCTCGACCTTCGCTTCGGTCTCGACCAGTACATCAACCTCCGCCCGGTGAAGTTGTTCCCCGGCGTCGAGTGCCCCATCAAGGGCAAGACTCCCGAGGACATCGACTTCGTCGTCGTTCGCGAGAACACCGAAGATCTCTACTGCGGCGTCCAGGGCTTCATGCACAAGGGCACGCCGAGCGAAGTCGCGACCCAAACCGCTCTCTACACCCGCAAGGGTTGCGAGCGGGCGATCCGCTACGCCTTCGAGCTTTGCAAGAAGCGTAACAACCCGAAGGGGAAGAAGCTCACGCTGGTCGCGAAGACCAACGTGATCCTCAGTCACGACCTCTGGTGGCGCACGTTCCAGGAAGTCGGCGCCGAGTATCCGGACATCGAGAAGGACTACAACCACGTCGATGCCTGCTGTATGTGGATTGTCAAGAACCCTGAGTACTACGACGTGATCGTCACGACGAACATGTTCGGCGACATCATCACCGACCTCAGCGGCATCATCCAAGGCGGCATGGGCGTCGCCGCCGGCGGCAACATCAACCCCGACAAGGGGGGCGTGAGCATGTTCGAGCCGATGGGCGGCAGCGCGCCGAAGTACACCGGCACGGGCAAGATCAACCCGATCGCCGCCATCAACGCCGTGAGCATGCTGCTCGACCAGCAAGGCCACCCGAAGGCCGCAAAGCGCGTGATGGACGCGATCATGAAGGTGACCGCGACGAAGATGAAGAGCCAGAACGCGGGGAAGATGGGCTACACGACGAGCGAAGTCGGCGATTTGGTCGTCGAAGCGCTGTAG
- a CDS encoding tRNA-(ms[2]io[6]A)-hydroxylase: MLHLQAKTDARWFRQVDENLNDVLIDHAHCEKKAAGTALNLIFHYVEDRELCQEMTEIVNEELEHFHLVIDLLERRGVKFRRLKPSQYGRKLNDLCSKQEPQRAVDRLLVAGLIEARSCERFQALANYVEDEELATFYRSLFESEARHHATYTRLAMHFAPEKEVMQRLDELAALEAAIIAEGEELPRMHS, translated from the coding sequence ATGCTTCACCTGCAAGCAAAAACCGACGCTCGCTGGTTCCGTCAGGTCGACGAGAATCTGAACGATGTCCTCATTGATCACGCCCACTGCGAGAAGAAGGCGGCCGGCACCGCGCTCAACCTCATCTTTCATTACGTGGAAGATCGCGAGCTCTGTCAGGAAATGACTGAGATCGTCAACGAAGAGCTCGAACACTTTCATCTAGTGATCGATCTGCTCGAACGCCGCGGCGTGAAGTTCCGTCGGCTCAAGCCGAGCCAGTATGGCCGCAAGCTGAACGATCTTTGCAGCAAGCAAGAACCGCAGCGGGCCGTCGATCGCCTGCTCGTCGCCGGGTTGATCGAAGCCCGCAGTTGCGAACGGTTCCAAGCGCTCGCGAACTATGTTGAGGACGAAGAGCTCGCCACGTTTTATCGCAGCCTATTCGAATCGGAAGCCCGTCATCACGCCACGTACACGCGGCTGGCGATGCACTTCGCGCCGGAGAAAGAAGTGATGCAGCGGCTCGATGAACTTGCGGCACTGGAAGCGGCGATCATCGCCGAGGGCGAAGAACTACCGCGGATGCATAGCTAA